The following are from one region of the Thiocapsa rosea genome:
- a CDS encoding OmpA family protein encodes MQHILLKRFISVAAFILISAAAYGQTEFTRGSTIIFEDSLKHERVGEFPSKWRLVKGSAEVARHDGENALSFLITQTQVAPLMEENNSLPQAFTIEFDYLMNELRQHAYEITFFNDTGRRSGSLRFTGERFILVSSRGGAVSEGKTTETRAGFQPGWRRLALSFNQHEMRVFSNGVRILNVPRFEEELRSFQIQGGRPNNARPNSDTFITNVVVAEGGMPLYETVMSEGRFSTTDIQFDVNKADIKPESAGIIDQVVQLMRDHQDLRFSVEGHTDSDGDGELNQRLSQQRAESVVRALIEKGIGPDRLTSKGWGASKPVADNTTENGKAENRRVEFIRL; translated from the coding sequence ATGCAACATATTCTTCTGAAGCGCTTCATCAGCGTGGCCGCGTTCATCCTGATATCAGCCGCGGCTTATGGTCAGACCGAGTTTACACGTGGATCCACTATCATTTTCGAGGACAGTCTAAAGCACGAAAGGGTCGGAGAGTTCCCTTCAAAGTGGCGACTGGTCAAAGGAAGCGCGGAAGTCGCCAGACACGACGGGGAAAACGCGCTTTCATTCCTGATTACCCAGACGCAAGTCGCGCCGCTCATGGAGGAAAACAACTCCTTACCCCAGGCGTTCACGATTGAGTTCGATTATTTGATGAACGAGCTCAGGCAGCATGCTTACGAAATTACTTTCTTCAACGACACAGGCAGAAGATCCGGTTCGCTGAGATTTACCGGGGAACGCTTCATACTGGTTTCATCGCGCGGCGGCGCCGTCTCTGAAGGCAAAACCACCGAGACCAGAGCCGGATTTCAGCCGGGATGGAGACGACTGGCCCTCTCGTTCAATCAACATGAAATGCGGGTTTTTTCCAATGGTGTCCGTATTTTGAACGTGCCTCGTTTCGAAGAGGAACTGCGAAGTTTTCAGATCCAGGGAGGGCGTCCCAATAACGCCAGACCCAATTCAGATACATTCATCACAAACGTGGTTGTCGCCGAAGGCGGCATGCCGCTTTATGAAACAGTCATGTCGGAAGGACGTTTTTCAACCACCGACATCCAGTTCGACGTCAACAAGGCCGACATCAAACCGGAATCCGCGGGGATCATCGACCAAGTCGTTCAGCTTATGCGGGATCACCAAGACCTCCGTTTCTCGGTGGAAGGCCATACGGACTCAGACGGAGACGGCGAACTCAACCAGCGTCTTTCTCAGCAGCGAGCTGAAAGCGTCGTCCGTGCGCTGATCGAGAAGGGAATCGGTCCCGATCGCCTGACGTCAAAAGGATGGGGCGCTTCCAAACCCGTCGCCGACAACACGACCGAGAACGGAAAAGCCGAAAACAGGCGCGTTGAGTTCATTCGACTCTAA